From Triticum aestivum cultivar Chinese Spring chromosome 4A, IWGSC CS RefSeq v2.1, whole genome shotgun sequence, a single genomic window includes:
- the LOC123084404 gene encoding wall-associated receptor kinase 1 has product MTTPSSHFHSTLLLPVLLLQISVVDDHMILGASAEQQQPPMIAHRGCRDKCGNISIPFPFGIGPGCFRKGFEVHCKDSARPPRAFLASAFLGKDQWEGSTTELHLHRDPLTLNRSLPPMLPLELVSISVATSEARAYSGISYLCTTDKTSGLFKFYTMPLSFTPFGVSATRNALVGVGWRAEPYLAIHDSKNAAYDHFFCRSDILEVDFLGHVRNGSCTGQGCCETPFPPAYRSVQFAQMKILVENNSMWSIMPCSYGMLVEKSWYNFSTPDMYGDRVLAKRFPRGVPFVLDFAIGKASCPAEGQQPPSDYACVSGNSSCANATIGYVCRCWKNYEGNPYMNNGCQDIDECKLPELYPCSSDGICKNMPGGYNCPCRFGMKGDGKAGTCTSIFPLAARVAVGGILLMAVLSFIIVLRKEKMKMREFYKKNGGPTLEKAHIIKLFKKEELKPILKSNNLIGKGAFGEVYKGLLDNKPVAVKKPINGSVMENEQFANEVIIQSQVIHKNIVRLIGCCLEVDTPMLVYEFISKGSLHDILHNSYIKVDLSLDARLSIAAQSADGLAYMHSKANIKILHGDVKPANILLDDNFLPKISDFGISRLIVRDKQHTGSVIGDMNYMDPIYLQEGLLTEKSDVYSFGVVILELITRKKATHSDNSSLVKNFLEARKKGKKATEFFDKEIALTKDLELLDSLADMAMDCLSLDVDRRPMMTEVAERLLILSRSRKCRSFSSLKHE; this is encoded by the exons ATGACCACACCAAGCTCGCACTTCCATTCCACGCTGCTGCTGCCAGTACTCCTGCTCCAGATATCtgttgtggatgatcacatgatccTGGGTGCCTCTGCCGAACAGCAACAGCCGCCGATGATCGCACATCGGGGTTGTCGCGACAAGTGCGGCAACATCAGCATCCCCTTTCCTTTCGGAATCGGGCCCGGCTGCTTCCGCAAGGGCTTCGAGGTACACTGCAAGGACTccgctcgtcctcctcgcgcctTTCTCGCAAGTGCTTTCCTTGGAAAAGACCAGTGGGAGGGCTCCACCACCGAGCTCCACCTCCATCGCGACCCGCTCACTCTTAACAGGTCGTTGCCGCCGATGCTGCCGCTCGAGCTCGTAAGCATATCAGTTGCCACGAGCGAGGCGCGGGCATACAGCGGGATCTCATACCTGTGCACCACAGACAAGACCAGCGGGTTGTTCAAGTTCTACACGATGCCTCTCTCCTTCACACCGTTTGGCGTGTCGGCGACGCGTAATGCTCTCGTCGGTGTCGGCTGGAGAGCCGAACCATATCTGGCCATCCATGATTCGAAGAATGCGGCCTACGACCACTTCTTCTGCCGTTCAGACATCCTGGAGGTGGATTTCCTTGGGCACGTGAGAAATGGGTCGTGCACAGGGCAGGGCTGCTGTGAGACACCATTTCCCCCGGCATACAGATCCGTCCAATTTGCCCAAATGAAGATCTTGGTCGAAAACAACAGCATGTGGAGTATCATGCCATGCTCATACGGCATGTTGGTGGAGAAGTCATGGTACAACTTCTCGACGCCAGACATGTACGGCGACAGGGTGCTTGCCAAAAGATTCCCCCGGGGCGTCCCCTTTGTGCTCGATTTCGCAATCGGGAAAGCTTCGTGTCCGGCGGAAGGCCAGCAGCCGCCTTCGGACTATGCATGTGTCAGCGGCAACAGCTCTTGCGCCAATGCAACCATTGGCTATGTGTGCAGGTGCTGGAAGAATTACGAGGGCAACCCTTACATGAACAACGGATGCCAAG ACATCGATGAATGCAAGCTTCCCGAGTTGTATCCCTGCTCGAGTGACGGGATCTGCAAAAACATGCCAGGAGGCTACAATTGTCCGTGCAGATTTGGAATGAAAGGCGACGGCAAAGCAGGAACGTGCACAAGCATATTCCCCCTAGCAGCAAGGGTGGCCGTTG GTGGTATTCTTCTCATGGCAGTTCTATCATTCATTATTGTTCTTCGCAAAGAGAAAATGAAAATGAGGGAATTTTACAAGAAGAATGGTGGGCCTACATTAGAGAAGGCACATATCATAAAGCTTTTCAAAAAGGAGGAGCTTAAACCAATTTTAAAGAGCAACAATTTAATAGGAAAAGGTGCCTTCGGTGAAGTTTACAAGGGTCTTCTTGACAATAAACCGGTTGCAGTAAAGAAGCCAATTAATGGTAGTGTGATGGAGAATGAACAGTTTGCAAATGAAGTCATCATTCAATCCCAAGTCATCCACAAGAACATTGTTAGGCTGATAGGTTGTTGCCTAGAAGTTGATACCCCCATGTTGGTATACGAGTTTATCTCCAAAGGTAGCCTTCATGACATTCTTCACAATAGTTATATCAAGGTCGATCTCAGCTTGGATGCGCGTTTAAGTATTGCTGCACAGTCAGCGGATGGTCTAGCCTATATGCATTCAAAGGCCAATATTAAAATTCTACATGGTGATGTTAAACCAGCAAATATACTATTGGATGATAACTTTCTACCGAAGATTTCAGATTTCGGTATATCCAGGTTGATTGTGAGGGACAAGCAGCACACAGGATCAGTCATCGGAGACATGAATTATATGGACCCAATATATCTGCAAGAAGGCCTACTCACCGAAAAAAGTGATGTCTATAGTTTTGGAGTTGTCATCTTAGAGCTTATAACCAGGAAGAAAGCCACACATTCTGACAATAGTAGCTTGGTAAAGAATTTTCTTGAAgctcgtaagaaaggaaagaaaGCAACTGAGTTTTTTGACAAGGAAATTGCATTAACAAAAGATTTGGAGCTTCTTGATAGTCTAGCAGATATGGCCATGGATTGCCTTAGCCTTGATGTGGATCGAAGACCAATGATGACGGAGGTAGCTGAGCGGCTCCTCATACTGAGTAGATCTCGGAAGTGTAGATCGTTTTCGAGTTTAAAACATGAGTAG